Part of the Gadus macrocephalus chromosome 22, ASM3116895v1 genome, AACACAACTTGTCATTACTCGAATCCCATGCATgatgtttttccatttttatttgttGGATTACTAATTTCGGTTGTTTGCCCTGTTCTATAAATATATTCTTTATCTTAATTCAAATTGCAGCATTTAACTGGTATTTCCTTCATTGCATTTGATAATACCACAAGAATTGATCGTGCAATTTCAGCAAGTTGTTTCAAAAAGGAAACCAGTACTTTATGTTTATGAATCTgataatgtaaaaaaagaataattagGCTATCCTAAACCAAAAATAGCACTCAAATAAAAGCTCCAATATATTATCATAAAAGACAATGGAACTGTCACCAGCACAAATTAACAATCCAAAAATAGTGAGATTTTCAAAACATTGTACACAACAAGAAACGGGTGCAGGTTATTCCTTTCTCATACAGATTGTCTCGAGACTACATTGCTAGATTGGACACAGGACCTCTTTATACATGAACATATCCCGCAGAGAGACGATTTCTGAAGCCTATTCATGTGGTGCCACATATTTCAGTCTATCACCAGTTCCTGTAAAACTAGAAGACAAACATAGTGTGTTTTGGGGGGTTTAACAAGACAGAGGTGATTAAAAAGTAAGTGGGTGTATGAAGCACGTCGTCCCCATATGAGGAATGACATCATGGAGCATAATGTCTACCTGTCCCGGCTGAAGAGAACACCTGATTCCTAGTAGGCCGCTGATTGGTCGATACTAAGCGGTTCCGTCAGATCATTGGACAAGACTTCAATTAAAAACCTCCCACCGTGTCGTGACATGCACAAATATAACATGACTTAAACGTTAGCTCCTTATGACAACCTCCACAATGCCAAAACATCACTAATATGTACACTATATTGAACTGGTGTGAGTGGGTTTGTTCATTTTATCTttttgggatgtgtgtgtgtgtgtgtgtgtgtgtgtgtgtgtgtgtgtgtgtgtgtgtgtgtgtgtgtgtgtgtgtgtgtgtgtgtgtgtacgcacgcatacacaaaacATCCACGTCCATAACTGCAGTCAAAACGATGTGTGTGGGCAAGTCTTTTTTACGGATACGACACGCTCCACATGTGCCAATCTCATGCTCTTCTGCGTGAAAAGGCATAATCTAGAAAAGTCCCATGTAAAATAGTTTCACTGGTTATTATAATCAGATATAATTTAATAAGGTACAACACAAAGTAtgctttttttctctcctctctctctctccctctttaggAAATACTAGAAGCCAGTGACTCGAGATCATCCAAATTCATGGTGGTTATAAACAAAGTATCGTGTTACTTTTTgactttgatttttttttttgcatgtggcataatgaataataataacaacaatataaTGACACCACAATCAAggcctctgtgtgtgagagacggaGAAGTGCACACACCATCAACACTAGCATATAAAAGGTTACTGAAACCAATTCAATTCACCAGCCCTACCTAGTGGTGCGTTACCCCTGCACCAAAAACAAGTTTCAATTCACACACTCATATATGCAAACAGATCCACTGAGAATCAACACATTGCTTGTTTTTAGGGGTATCTAGCAAAGTCTATGCAAATATATTCATATGTACATACACGTCGCCCAAGCTGAAGAGCTAATTCACTTATGCTGCCAAACTGAAGCTGTAGAAATATAGAAAATGACATTTTTCCtttctgtttttagtttttttctttttttaaaccacCGACGTAGGGTAACTAGAGTGGACTAAGAGCTAAATAGAACACCAAGGCTTTTTTTGGATATATAAGGAGTGATTTTTATACAAAGTCATAATCCCTACCTCTTGACAACTAACAGACCTTCAAAAAACTGATttcaaaataccaacagaaCAAGTACACTTGGACTGAGGGGATCTAATACTTTCCCTAGTGAACGCCCCCCTTCAGCTCAAACATCTCATGCTAggcgtgtttgttttgtttttcccgGTTAACTGGATGGCGTCTCCACCCGGTACCAAACCGTGTGACCACTTGGACGTCTTCTGCAACAAATATATGGCGCAGAAGGAGAGCGGGAGGGcagataaaaaagaaagaaagaaagtcttCTTCTATGGTTCTATGTAGTAGCGTTAGTCCTGGCCGTGGACGAGCGATATATTCGTTAGTGTCTCTGCACCGGAACGAGAGGCATTTGGCATCCGTGAGAGGAGGTTGATATTGGCACTCGGTGAGGACGCGTCGGAGGCGCCCGTAGCCTTGGCTGCTAGCGGGCTTACCACAAGAAATGCCGCTTGGAGGGTGTGTGAGCGCCCCCCGATGGGAGACGGGGGGTAATCGTGGCAGGCCGACTGAAAAAACCCAAACTATTCTCACTCTGCAGCCTTGCtcggctccctctctccctctccctccctccctccctctccctcgtctAAGTGCGTGTCACTGCGCTGGTTCTTCCCATTAAAAAACACGTGTGCCAGAGCTAAAAGTCGTTTTTCCAAAGCGGCGCTTGGAAGTGATACAACTGGAAGAACACAGACGGTGTGCGTGGGAACATGGCACTGGGCAGTTCGGTGAGCTTCCCGTGatgcggacccccccccccaccaccaccaccaccaccgtcccaGCGGAGTACGTGACGGGAACCACGTGGACCGTGCTGGCTGAAGACACCCCACTGAGACACCGCTCCACAACCACTCTAATCCACGCTCCTAGATGAGGGATTTTTTCCAGTCCATTTCTCAACATTTGCAATTAAGTATTCAACAGTAATATTCAGTTCTACTGAAAGAAACGACTACGTGTGAAAGGTGGGTGGGTGCATTGGGGTCAGCAGGTTTCGCAGTCCCTTACTCTATATCCAATGCCCTGCCTCGGAGCGACGGGGGGGCTGCCACGTCTCCTGCCCCACACCAAGAGACGGTTGCCCAGAGACAGGGGAGTCTGGGGGGGCAGTGGCGGAGAGGACGGAGTGGGTACAATTCTGGACAGAGGCTAAATGTgtgatgggagggggaggggtaataAGTGAAGGAGGGTGTGGCTTAAGACAGGGGTGTGTCTTGCGGGTGGTGCAAAGTGTCTTCAAGGGCGTGCAGATCATAATCCAACCCCCCCGCTGCTCTATGTGACCCAGGCATCCAGCCTCATGCGCTTGATGTTacccccttcctgctcctgctcGCTCTGCGCCCTCAGCAGCTCCGCCGATTGGCCGAagtcggggggcggggcccggccGGCGTTCCCtgcgccgccgcccgccgccgtgccttcgcctccccctcccccggccccggcccctgcggcggcggcggcggcggcggcagggtCGTCGCGGTCGCTGCCCTCGTAGGAGCTGGCGTTGCTGCTGACGCTGTCGGCGGGGGAGCGCCCCGTGGGCGGCTCCAGGCAGAGCAGCGAGCCCGGGTACTGGGGCGGGGCCGacaggatggaggtggaggaggcggaggtggaggcggggggagggcaGGGCGTGCTGCGCTCGCGGCCGGGCGAGACGGGCTCGGACTTGATGCTCACCCCGGAGGCGGTGTTGACGGTCAGCATGGCGCCCTGCGGTATGTGGGAGACGGGCCTGTGGAGGGGGGCgacaggaagagggaggaagatggaCACAAAGGGAGCAGTTGTCAGCGGGTTATTGGATAGAGGAGAGAAACATAACAGCTGTCACTCGTGTCAGACAACAACCGGGACCACGTTACttggcaacagcagcgacaacAATAATTAAAAAGACAAGACCCGGGGCAACAATTCAACTCATTCCAAGCAGTTAGCGAGTGTAGAGCTTACAACGCATCGTCGCCAATGCTCccacataaaaacaacaactcaaTAACAGGCCAGAAAGCGTGAAATGGTTTGGATGACTGCAGTGATTTGCCATGagtcagcaacaaaaaaaaactgcaaACATAACaaatcagtcaatcaatcaatcaatcaatcaatcaatcaatcatcctGTCTTGGAGTAGAACCCGGCAGACGGAACAGGAACTATGCCACGTCTTTTTCTCTCTGACTGCAAGACAGATTTCCAATCATGCTGAGGAGAGGGGGGCCGGTGTATGAGTGTGTAGTgtcgtgtgtgcacgtgtgcacgtgtgcgcgtgttgagtgtggctgtgtgtgtgtgtgtggtgacgatTGGCAGCAAcgaaagcacacagacacacggggtGAAGACAGGCAGTGTAGTGGTGTACAGTACCGGCCCAACCACTCATCTCTACCCAACAGCAGGTTGGACGGAGAGCCAATGCTgtgaggaggaaaaggagaaggtTGGAGGCCGGAAACCAAATCAAACCAAAAGGGAGGAAGAGGTCAAAAGGCAGAAGGcgtgggatgaggaggaggaggaggaggaggaggaggaggaggctgagagaaCGACATCATTGCAAAGGCTCTTGCAACAATGTGTTACAACAAGCTTGTGATGGCATACGTCTATAGGTGTTGTAGTCAAACTTCCCAGTTCATTTATGCCAGCATATAAGATATATTGTAAACTGCAATCCACAACAAATACCAAAACAATTTTTTACAACGTTAGTTGGTGGGgctaatataaaaaatattaatatttatgcCGTTTTTAACAATAGCCCAATCAAAAATAAGTGTTcgatttttttctattctataaTAACGCCTTACCTTTTCATATGAGGcttaaattaataaatacaattgatGTTTTTCAAATTAAGGTTCTTAATAAGCGCTTCAACATCCAGAATTCCATGTAATCCTGCAAACGTCAACTTGTGAACGTGTTTCATTGTTCTCCCAATGGAGGAAACAACTTTTACTAAAGGATCTGCAAGCTTACAAAAAAGCCcacacactcgctctctctctctctctccctttttctctctctctgtctctcgtggCTGTTCACCTCAGATTTGCTGCCAGAGACGAGACCTGGCTGGACAGCTCGCTGCTCTGCTTGTCCATACCCCACATGCTGTGGACAAGAGGGAGACAAACACACTTTCAAGAGGCCGCCCAGCGCCAGATCATGCTGCCGTTTGGTCCTACTGATGTGTGCAACGTAACCTGCCTATTCTTCAGCCCCCCAGGgcaagggagggggggttcTGGGAATAAGCCCCAGTGTCCAAGCTCTATCGGTAGCATAGCCATTACATATTCCTACACGTAACCGTTTCTCTTTGTTGCCATTGCTACAGATTCCTGCGCTCCATTCTGGAAACTTAAATGTGTGGTTGCTCCAATATTGATCGGATGCCTCGGCTCTCGAGTCTTCTCAGACTCACTTGGAAGTCAAGTGTCAGCGTCTGCCTTGGGACCAACAACAAATGTTAATGCATGGTTTAGGAATGTTGCTAATTGAGCTACAGTGTGCTTACGGTACACACCGCACGTTGTGTGTAGTGTGGAATGTAAGGAATAAACCACGACCGGTTGAGCTGAAAGCCATTAACGTGCCAGCCCAAAGTGGTTTATTCCGCTTGAACCACAGTAACCAACAATCAGTAGATGTGAGTTGCATGTATCCAATATTTCTTATCGACTTAATCAGCTGTTATGTTAAAATAACCATCCACAACGCTTTGAGTGCATAGATTGTTTTGCATTGTAAAGGAATGATCTGGTCAAAGGTTGAATCTGTAGCAAATTGTGAAGGGGGGTcccaatattaaaatatataatgcAATCTCTACGAATGTTATTGACAAATCAGCATGAAATATTCAACAATGCTGtggtataaatacatataaccTGTGTGTAATTACGAAGAATGTGCCCAACCACTGTGTACTGTAGTCAAAGAACGCCATGATCTCTCATCGTCTATACTGTCCTACACTCCAGCTTTAGTTTCATTTTAAAGACAACATGTTTGCACTCTTCCCCACGTCATTGCACTCTACCTGCTGAGCACAGTTGCAGGCGAAGGGATGAAATCAAAGTGAGAAGGTGAGGATGTTAGTCAGAGACCAATTCACTTAATCCTCTTCTGTGAATTGCTAGCTTGGCATAGAGGAGGATTCATGGCATGATCCACAATGCTCTGTACATTGTGGTTTTTGCAGAGTAAAATACGTTTAGCAGAGTAAACGACAAGTTGATTACTGAGTTAATGTATGAATAAAGAGGCTGTTTAGCTGGGCACAGGCCATGGATGACAGATTACAGTAAGAATAAGAAAACAGCCTGCAAGGAGGAAGAAGGGACAACAACATTAAGCTTACACCAGGTTGCTGAGTGACGCAAgactcagctgctgctgctgttgctgttgctgctgctgctgttgttgtggttgttgctgGGATACAGTCTGCTGTTGCCAGGTCACGTTAGTGGGCAGCAGACCGCCAGGTGAGGCCAGGGCATGCAGAGCCGTGATGTCAGCACTCGTCAGCTGGTATTCTGAGAGAGAGTGGTCGAGAGTGAttaagaaaaagagagaaaaagaaaaagaaagagagaaggccAGATAGGTTTGAGGTCATTGGGATCTGCCAATTTGAATCACGATAGAGATAAATGATGGGGAATCCTAGAGAAAGCGCTTGCTGTGCCAAATATTACGGTCAGGTCAAAACATATTCCAACATAATAAATAACGACTCCATAAAACCAGAACTTTTGGCCAAACAAGGGGGAGAGGCGAGGGGTTTCTgactgtgggagtgtgtgtgtgtgtgtgtgtgtgtgtgtgtgtgtgtgtgtgtgtgtgtgtgtgtgtgtgtgtgtgtgtgtgtgtgtgtgtgtgtgtgtgtgtgtgtgtgtgtcccctttcATTTGCTCCAGCTCACCTGTGTTGTACGCGGTGGGCATGGCGGAGAAGGGCATACCCTGGGCCAGCAGGCTGGGCGTTGCCACGGAGACCACGGGCGTGGTGAGGGTCTGGGCCAGTTGGGCCCCCGCGGCTAGCCGCTGGGCGTTCtgccgggggtgggggggggggagagagcacaGCGGGGTAAGAATGGGGGAGTCAGTCGCAGCATCGCTGAGCACAGAACCCGCGGCCACGGTAATGGGAACCAGGATGAGTTCGATGCACTTGCTCTGCGGGGGGACTTGATGGCACGGTTGAGGTTGGACACCATGGGGAGCACGGTGAACAGGGCAGGAGAGTCAGGAGCACCTCCCAACGTCATGCATGGTCGATTTAATGTACGCTGCCCAGTGGAGGCCCTGCCCTTCAAGAGCAACCAAACGCAAAGAATCCCACCACAGGTATAGAGATAAAGTTCTGCTGGAACGGTTAAAGGTGGGAGCAAGTGACGCCATTTTTATCCGATCAAAGAGCATATATTCATCCCCTTGGATTGGTGCTACTGTGGTTGGATTTCAGCATTTGATATTTCTTTAAAAAGGCAAATCACATTAAAGGCAATTCCCATCAAAGCCAACAGATATATTCTCCCAGAATCTAAAAGCGTATGCACTTTTATGTCGTTATGTTGTGAATTAACCATAACCTCACAAGGACTGAGGGTAATTATCGGGAGAAGAGATGACATTGACTGACAGTAAAATGCCTTTAATGTGACTTCAGCTAGGTCTCATGTGATTTGGTGGTTGGTGGAGATGAGACTCGGGTTGCTAGTTAACAAGGGACATGCTTTGcactttaaaaataataaatgaatacagAAACATTCCTTCCATGCCTGATGCCGTCGAGAATGGTAACAAGGCAACATCTCCAAATGAAGATGTTTCATTTAGGCACAATCAACCAGGGAGTTTCTTGACTGTTTTTCCCCCCCCCATCTACGAATTGCAACAAAAACAagttttccttttgttttcgaTCACACAGGGATGATACTAAGATCCCTGACCATGCCGGTAAAAAATATCAACCACCAGTTTTGTACAGCATGCATCCACGTGAACAGaaccactgaccccccccccccccccccgatcaaGACCAACCCAGAGAAAGGTCAGTGGACAAATCAATCCCAATTTTCTCAGGCACGTGTGGGGAGGGGTGATTTAACACTGAGCTAATGAGTGGGGGTTGCGTTGAATGGCCATCGTGTCATGcggaagaaaatacaaaaatgacGCTGAGAAGATTCACCTCGTTCACCAATTCCAGCTCATCCTCTGTCTGCAAAGAGCAGCAATAGAGAGGGTCACATCTCTGAACCTGGTGCACAGTACCTTAGGCTGACGCTAATGCTAAAGCTTATGCTAATTCTAACATGAATGCTAAAGGGAACACCGAACATCAGTAGGGCGACATCACGTAAGGCGGGTCATTACTGGACCAACGCTAACAGCGTCCTGTTCACACATGGAGCAGAGCGTGGTAGGATTGAGTGCAGGTTCATCAGTGCTCTGCAGAGCATCGCTGGGTGGTAGAGCCTGCTCCAGATCAGGGACTAGAAACACAAAACCACCCCTGTCTGTAAACACGGAAAGGCTATCCTTCCaccaattcagaaaaaaaaaataaaaattgtagAAACATaaagattaaataaaaaaacgtaGAAATGTACATTGATATGCTTGTACCATGTTGCCAATTCATGGGTTTGGGACATAATTAACCACATTTGCATCTCTAAAGCAGCATTACAATTAATCAAAAGAAAGCCAATAAAAATATCTTTGATTTATGTTTGTATGAGCCACTCGGTTTCCCCCAACACACATGGGGTCCAGGTGGTTCTTACTGTGCTGTTAGAGGAAGCTaagctgtgtggctgtgtgtcagATGGGGGAGGTTGCTTCCTGGTCGGGTCTATCTTACCATCTGCATGAGGCTCTTCCCACCCTGTGAGGTGATGACTCGCAGGTCTGGCTTGCGGCTATTCACTATCTGGGGGCTAGGGGGCGGCGGCGAGGACTTGGCCGGAACTACTTTCCCCAGACTGTTGCCGTTGGAGACGGTGAGGAGGCCCGGGGAGGCCCTGGCACTGTTGTATCCGTTAGCTGGATGAGAGCAAGAAAGGTTTCGTCATTGACTTGCACTCGTACAAGaaatatgcaaaaaataaatagatgtgAACTAAGGGGACATGCGTGAAATTAATATAAAgatatatttttacaaaatattGGAATGTGCATGAACAAATTTTCAAAAGACCAACAGTGTTGCCGTCTCTGCCAGTGAAGATAGTTTGCGCCCAAAGGATCATACACCTCTTTGTGTAAACGTTGTAAACAAGAACGGCATGTGACGAGTGTTATGTGCAGTTTCCTTTCTGTTACTGTTCAGCTCATTATGTCAACATTACACCAACTTGACCATGATTGTTCCAACACAAAATCTGAAAAAAACACTTTCCACATGTTGGCTTCGTTTTTTCGAAATGAATGAGTGTTTTTGACATAATTGCAAGCTTATATGCAGTGTTTTTTATTACCGATGCCAATCCAAACAGTTACACTTATATGGATCTGCGATATTGACGAGCACCTCAGAGGAATTTTGATCATTGTTGTTAACATATCTGAGCTAAAACAGGGATTTCAGTAATACTTACGGACTGGACTTGGACATCCGCCGTTAGAATTGTTGGGATCCCCTCCTAGAAGAGCTCCTGTTAGAAAACAAATAATTCACACTTAATAAGGCGCAGTGTGTGGGATATAGTGGCATCTTGCAACCAACTAAATactaccccccccaccacctacTGATGTCCTCTTCTATGGCAGCATCGAGCAGCCAAGTGCAAACCTACAAGGTTCATAAATTGAATTAACTTATTTAGTCTGTAAAACTATAGGTCATAGCTTAGAAGTGAGATAGCAATCCTAAAATTTGATTAGAAAGCGTCCTCTGTGTGATCtgttctgggctactgtagaaacatagtggtgcaacagagcatgTCAACAAAGAGAAAAGTAGGGACAACGTTAATGAAATCCATCGATCAGACTTCAGAAATGTCCAGGTCACTTTAAGCTACAAGCCTGATAAAGGGTTACGTATTGCAGCTTTAAGGTGAGGCAATTCTTTAAGCTTAATCAAGGCTTCTAAATGAATTATCGAAGACTAATTATAAAAGGTAATTACATGGTGGTTAGTATTTCCCATTTTGGTAATCAAGCAATTCATTTCTTCGCAATATGCAAATAATTGCAAAGCATATCACTCCatgaaaatattaaatatacacATTTGATATAGAGCAACACATCTCAAGGATACCTCTAGGTGATTCGAGAAGCGCTCTGGATCGAATGCTCAGCCTTGACTCATTGTGGTTGCCACCAGACATGTCAAGTGAAGTTAAATTCACTTTTGGAAAAAGGTCACTACGGATTTAAAACGGCAACGTTACATCACTCATGAATAACTACTTCAACAGATCATCCTCCAACTTCTGGTCCCTATGTGAGCTACAGCACAggcaaaatgttgcaaattaaCACGCTATTTTTAGCTCCTCATTCCACCGTCCAAGCCCTTCGATACGAAGCAGAAATGCGTCCATTTCCCCCCTGATGAAAACGATCGTGAGGTTATCTCACATTGGGGGGTGATTAGACAGTACAATGAGGCGCCCGGGCTTTAGCTCAAAGCGACGGGCCGGGATTTTATGGATTGATCCATGTGGCTCAGCGAAGGTTCAATTATTGGAAGTGTGTGAAAGCGTTGCAGGTAGGCTGGTCAATGTGCCATTATCCGTGAGGCCTGATTAGGCCGTCCCTCAAGCGCATGCTGAGGAATCTCATTTGCCCCCGTGGCTCACCTGCGCTGGCCGGTCGCTGTGGCAACCCCGGAGACACCGTGTTCCTTTGGAGCGTCGGTTGCTGTGGCGACAGGAGGTGCGTGtcggagagagtggaggaggtcaCATAGGACGTGGTCACCAGGGTGTTACCCGGGTTACTGAACTGCAGTGGGCTCTGATTGGACGCCTGGACTGTCACGGGCATGGAGAATGAGGGGGCAGTCGCCGTCGACTGCTGCAGAAGGGCAGAGAAACGACAGACGTTTTAGAGTCAAGCGCATCGGCAGACATGGGAGTGTTAAGGTTGGGCCTGGGGCCTGAGGCGGGACTCACTCCGTAGCGCTTGAAGAGGATGTCCAGGTCTTCGGTAGTCTTGCGATACTTGTCATCGTTCAAGGGACTCTGATCGATGGAGTCTTCCCCGTCGGGCTCGGGGCTGTCGCAACCATTGAAGCCCTTCTTCCGCAGAGTCTGAGAGGGCGAGGAAGAGGTTTAaccaaagggaggaggaggaggaggaggaggaggaggaggaggaggaggaggaggaggaggaggccaggaaCGTGCTCATGCATGCCATTTGCGTTATGTGCGGCGAGCACAGCGCAGCGTACGTGACCCGTTGGaacaacacagcacacagcGTAGCCTCTAATGAACCTGGTCATACTAAGCCTAGCACCCGAAAAAGACCCCTGTCGCTTTGAACCCATTCTGATTGAATGGATATGCAGGCCTTGTTAGAAAAACACTTCTCTGTGGTCAAAGCATGGTTGACCAGCTGGCCCTTAATGAAATCAAACGCGGGGCTCACCTCGATGATGTCGGCGTTGGTGCGGCTCTCGTGCGGCTCGTTGTACTCTGTGTATTTGAGCAGGACCTTGTCCATGTCGGTGCTGGCGTACTGGAACAGCTTGTTGGAGTGGTTGAAGATGATGAGGGCGATCTCGCAGTCGCACAGCACGCTCAGCTCGTACGCCTTCTTCATCAGGCCAAACTTCCGCTTGGTGAACGTCACCTGGGGGTACGGCACACGACATTTATGCACAATACTAAACACATTTCTGACCCGTGGCCCCTCAACGCGCCTTTAAAACAGGGCcacacattcatccattcatacacacattcacacatcgaTGGAGCTAGCACGTCGGGAGCAGTAAGGGTCAGGCCTCTTGCTTGGGGATACCTCGAAGCTTGGCAAGGGatgccggggatcgaaccagcaaccggCTCTGCCGTCTGAGccactgcaatttattttgtttatgcaCAAGTGCCCTACACAAGTAGAGTGAGTCAGTCCCACTGCCTGGGGGAAGGGCTGGCCTCCAGCACCTACGGCAGAGACCTCACTCCTCCGTCTTGCCGTTAGTCTGGATGCTCTCCATGGCACATGTGTAGACGACATGAAGCCAACCCTACCATTGGTCAGCCCCTGCTCCCCGTCCACTCCTTGCAGGAGCAATTTATCAAATGGGGATCTCGCCTAAACAGGATGGCGGTAGGTGGCAGTGAAAAGCACTCATAcatggagaaggaaaagaatTGTTGATTTTGGTGACCACAGCGACGGATCCTTGTCATAGACAGCAAACGGTCTCCATAGCAACTGATATCTGGCGAACA contains:
- the mef2d gene encoding myocyte-specific enhancer factor 2D isoform X7; translation: MGRKKIQIQRITDERNKQVTFTKRKFGLMKKAYELSVLCDCEIALIIFNHSNKLFQYASTDMDKVLLKYTEYNEPHESRTNADIIETLRKKGFNGCDSPEPDGEDSIDQSPLNDDKYRKTTEDLDILFKRYGSTATAPSFSMPVTVQASNQSPLQFSNPGNTLVTTSYVTSSTLSDTHLLSPQQPTLQRNTVSPGLPQRPASAGALLGGDPNNSNGGCPSPVPNGYNSARASPGLLTVSNGNSLGKVVPAKSSPPPPSPQIVNSRKPDLRVITSQGGKSLMQMNAQRLAAGAQLAQTLTTPVVSVATPSLLAQGMPFSAMPTAYNTEYQLTSADITALHALASPGGLLPTNVTWQQQTVSQQQPQQQQQQQQQQQQQLSLASLSNLVPVSHIPQGAMLTVNTASGVSIKSEPVSPGRERSTPCPPPASTSASSTSILSAPPQYPGSLLCLEPPTGRSPADSVSSNASSYEGSDRDDPAAAAAAAAGAGAGGGGGEGTAAGGGAGNAGRAPPPDFGQSAELLRAQSEQEQEGGNIKRMRLDAWVT
- the mef2d gene encoding myocyte-specific enhancer factor 2D isoform X2, with protein sequence MGRKKIQIQRITDERNKQVTFTKRKFGLMKKAYELSVLCDCEIALIIFNHSNKLFQYASTDMDKVLLKYTEYNEPHESRTNADIIETLRKKGFNGCDSPEPDGEDSIDQSPLNDDKYRKTTEDLDILFKRYGSTATAPSFSMPVTVQASNQSPLQFSNPGNTLVTTSYVTSSTLSDTHLLSPQQPTLQRNTVSPGLPQRPASAGALLGGDPNNSNGGCPSPVPNGYNSARASPGLLTVSNGNSLGKVVPAKSSPPPPSPQIVNSRKPDLRVITSQGGKSLMQMTEDELELVNENAQRLAAGAQLAQTLTTPVVSVATPSLLAQGMPFSAMPTAYNTEYQLTSADITALHALASPGGLLPTNVTWQQQTVSQQQPQQQQQQQQQQQQQLSLASLSNLVMWGMDKQSSELSSQVSSLAANLSIGSPSNLLLGRDEWLGRPVSHIPQGAMLTVNTASGVSIKSEPVSPGRERSTPCPPPASTSASSTSILSAPPQYPGSLLCLEPPTGRSPADSVSSNASSYEGSDRDDPAAAAAAAAGAGAGGGGGEGTAAGGGAGNAGRAPPPDFGQSAELLRAQSEQEQEGGNIKRMRLDAWVT